GTCATTAAAGGTTTTGGCAAAGCTGATAATGTCATCAAATGATTTTGGTGCTTCGGGATAAAGCTTTTTGTTATAAAACAACGCATAGGTTTCTACGCTGTAGGGATATCCATATAAGATGTCTTTGAAGGTTACGGCTTTAACCGCATTGTCGCTGGTAGATTGCGTGGTCTGTTGCTCAAAAATATCGTTTGGCAAGATCAGTCCGGCCTCTGAAGCGCTACCAATCTTGTCATGCGGGAAAACGACTACATCCGCAGCCAATCCTGCGGGTCCGTCCGTAGTGAGCTTGGTCACTTGGTCGGTAGGCGGCAATTCCTCGATCTTTACAGAGACGCCATACTCCTCTTCAAATTTCTTCGCCCGCTCCTCGATAAAGCTGCGTTGATTCTTATCCTCCCATATAACAAGGCTCGCGCCCTCTTCTGGCTGAATATTTTCCGCGGTCACTGTGGTTTCTCCAGTCTCACCGCTGTCTGTTGTGGTTGGCGCTGCGCCTCCACCTCCGCTTGAACATGCGGTAAGTGCAAGTGCCATGAAACCTGCAAGTGCTGCTTGCTGCCATTTTCTCATTGAATTTCCCCCTTTTCGTAGTCTTGATCGATGCTGTACTCGCGCTTTTCACCCGTTATTCTGTGTACTGTTCCTGTACTCCGAAGTTCGCCGTGGTTCCGTTTGAAAGCAATACAAACGTTTGCTCATATTAACCTCAGACTGGTCCAATCCTTATGTAATCGGGATGAATATTCTAGGAAGTATGTTGATTTAAGTTATGTAAGCGCTATAATGACAATAACATCATACAACAGCAAACTTTGTTTGTACAAACGTTTGCACAAGTCATTTTCGTTCATTTTCCGTCACTTTTGTGGTGTTTCTTTCTGTAATTTCCTATTTGCTTGATCTACCACCATCTTCCTTTATTTTTCTTTTTCCCTCTTCACCATGATGCAGTTAGCAATTGATTTATCCAAGTCTTTGAATTAACATAGGAGACATGTTGAAATGCTTGTACAGAAGGGATTTTTCACATGATTACAATCAAAGATATTGCCAAATTGGCGGGTGTATCCCCTTCTACGGTCTCACGGGTTATTTCCAACCATCCCAGAATCAGTTCGGAAACATCACTCAAAGTGAAGCAAATCATGAAAGAAATGAATTATCATCCCAATATGATGGCCAAAAGCCTTGTTTCCAAAACGACTCAAACCCTGGGTATCATGCTGCCCCGACCTGCTGAAGAGCTGTTTCAGAACTACTTTTTCGGAGAATTGCTTCGGGGAATCATTACCCATGCCACCCGCATGAATTATGAACTTCTTCTCTCCACCGAAACGTCTTCCAGCGATGAATTGAATGCCATATCTCGCCTGGTACACGGGCGGCGCGTAGATGGAATTTTGCTGCTTGGTTCTAAACGGGAAGACCCGATTATTTCATTTTTGGAGGCGGAAAAGTTTCCTTTTGTACTGATTGGCCGCAGCGAAACGCATCCTGATGCCCCGATGGTGGACAATAACAATGTACAGACGGCTTTCGATGCAACTACACATCTGATTGCCCAAGGGCATAAACGAGTCGGATTTGTTAGCGGACCACCAGATTTGACGTTGTCTCATGATCGCCTGCTTGGATACAAAAACGCGCTTGAAGAAGCGGGTCTTGATGCTAACAATGACTGGATCGTGGAGGGAGAATTCCTGCAGGAAAGCGGCTTCCGGTCGATGTCCCTGTTCATGTCGCTACCCGACAGGCCTACCGCCCTCGTTGTCATCGACGACAATGTTGCCTTTGGCGTACTTCGCGCTCTGGCCGAG
Above is a window of Paenibacillus sp. E222 DNA encoding:
- a CDS encoding LacI family DNA-binding transcriptional regulator — encoded protein: MITIKDIAKLAGVSPSTVSRVISNHPRISSETSLKVKQIMKEMNYHPNMMAKSLVSKTTQTLGIMLPRPAEELFQNYFFGELLRGIITHATRMNYELLLSTETSSSDELNAISRLVHGRRVDGILLLGSKREDPIISFLEAEKFPFVLIGRSETHPDAPMVDNNNVQTAFDATTHLIAQGHKRVGFVSGPPDLTLSHDRLLGYKNALEEAGLDANNDWIVEGEFLQESGFRSMSLFMSLPDRPTALVVIDDNVAFGVLRALAELGYNVPEDISVVSFNNIALSELASPPLSSIDIGTYQLGYTAVQVLLKILSGEQLPQNPVIIPHRLIVRDSSLFTLSGNV